Proteins encoded together in one Candidatus Methylomirabilis lanthanidiphila window:
- a CDS encoding phosphate transport regulator, with translation MFRLIPREEKFFEFFEKAASNILEGARVLVQMTEEGNVNFQERWKRLEELEHVGDKITHQIIRKLNRTFITPIDREDIHSLAVALDDVMDLIEASAVRMTLYKIKQPTEEAGKLAMVILKSAEEIVKAVSNLERMDDVMEHCIEINRLENMADEISREAIADLFDKGHDPMDVIKWKEIYETMEMTTDACEDVANIVESVALKST, from the coding sequence ATGTTCAGATTGATCCCTCGGGAAGAGAAGTTCTTTGAGTTCTTCGAGAAGGCGGCGAGTAACATCCTGGAAGGCGCAAGGGTCCTCGTTCAGATGACGGAGGAAGGTAACGTCAACTTTCAGGAGCGATGGAAGCGACTCGAAGAGCTCGAGCATGTGGGGGACAAGATTACCCACCAGATCATCCGAAAGTTGAATCGGACCTTCATTACGCCCATCGACCGCGAAGATATTCATAGCCTGGCTGTGGCGTTGGATGACGTGATGGATCTGATTGAGGCGTCCGCGGTCCGCATGACGCTCTATAAAATTAAGCAGCCAACAGAAGAGGCTGGAAAGCTTGCCATGGTCATCCTGAAGTCCGCGGAGGAGATTGTCAAGGCGGTGTCGAACCTCGAGCGGATGGACGATGTGATGGAACACTGCATCGAGATCAATCGGCTGGAGAATATGGCCGACGAGATCAGTCGAGAGGCGATTGCCGACCTGTTTGATAAGGGGCACGACCCGATGGATGTGATCAAGTGGAAGGAGATTTACGAGACGATGGAGATGACCACTGACGCATGCGAAGATGTGGCCAATATCGTTGAATCAGTGGCTCTGAAGAGCACTTGA
- a CDS encoding TolQ protein yields MMGQGIFQVMAQGGITMVVLAIFSIFSLAVIGERLYTFYKAQQATGQVAEKGLQYVADGKMVEALRLCQQNDGSPIAKVLTAGLLAVIDRDDPAIAGKQFARRLESCKGAMQRATSAEISRLERYLGSLATLGNVSPFVGLFGTVLGIIRAFEAIAKTGSGGIGTVSAGVAEALVATAAGLFVAIPAVIAYNYFVGRVKLFTAAMDSAASEMVDRLLDQADHHED; encoded by the coding sequence ATGATGGGACAGGGGATCTTTCAGGTTATGGCCCAAGGCGGGATCACGATGGTGGTCCTTGCCATATTTTCCATCTTTTCGCTCGCCGTGATCGGCGAGCGGCTCTATACCTTTTACAAGGCTCAGCAAGCTACAGGACAGGTGGCGGAGAAGGGGTTGCAGTATGTGGCGGATGGCAAGATGGTTGAGGCGCTCCGGCTGTGTCAGCAGAACGACGGCAGCCCGATTGCCAAGGTCCTGACGGCCGGTCTCCTGGCCGTCATTGATCGCGACGATCCGGCTATCGCCGGTAAGCAATTTGCGCGTCGGCTGGAATCGTGCAAAGGGGCGATGCAGCGGGCCACCTCCGCGGAGATCTCCCGTCTGGAACGGTATCTGGGCTCGCTGGCGACCCTCGGTAATGTGAGCCCGTTTGTCGGTCTCTTCGGGACGGTTCTGGGGATCATTCGGGCCTTCGAGGCGATCGCCAAGACGGGATCCGGCGGGATCGGCACGGTATCGGCCGGGGTCGCCGAGGCGCTCGTGGCTACGGCCGCAGGCCTGTTCGTGGCGATTCCGGCGGTCATCGCATACAACTATTTCGTTGGCAGGGTAAAGCTGTTTACGGCAGCCATGGACAGTGCAGCCTCGGAAATGGTGGACCGGTTGCTGGATCAGGCCGACCATCACGAGGATTAA
- a CDS encoding glutamyl-tRNA reductase: MEIIVLGLSHKTAPIELREKLHIPESELPEVLDELGGCGQILERMILSTCNRVETYAVVDDVEGARRFLVEFLSERQKLQPETFENCLYLLTADQAIRHLFRVASSLDAMVVGEAQILGQVKAAYAVALEREATGMILNALMDRALRVAKRVRTETGIATSAVSVSTAAIELAKKIFGDLTGRTVMLIGAGKMSELSAKHLLADGVGTVLVANRHFDRAVELAKRWGGRAVQYDFVKVEMLQADIVISSTGAPHQILSRDDFQEIIAQRHNRPIFVIDIAVPRDIDPAANEIENVYLYDLDDLKGVVQANLLERQREAELAEALIDREVAQFAGWLASLHVVPTIVAMRQKVESIREEELQRIFAKLQDLTPEERHAISLMTGSIVNKILHDPTIELKRQSAEKEGHLYVNVLRRLFGIKEE; encoded by the coding sequence ATGGAAATCATTGTCCTTGGTCTGAGCCATAAGACAGCGCCGATCGAGCTTCGGGAAAAGCTCCACATCCCGGAGTCGGAGCTGCCGGAAGTCCTGGACGAGCTGGGCGGATGCGGGCAGATCCTGGAGCGGATGATACTCTCCACCTGCAATCGCGTGGAGACGTACGCCGTCGTAGACGACGTGGAGGGTGCGCGTCGGTTCCTTGTGGAGTTTCTGTCAGAGCGGCAGAAGCTTCAACCGGAAACGTTCGAGAACTGTCTGTATCTGTTGACGGCCGACCAGGCGATCCGACATCTCTTCCGTGTCGCCTCAAGTCTGGACGCAATGGTGGTTGGTGAGGCGCAGATCCTGGGCCAGGTGAAGGCGGCGTATGCAGTGGCCCTCGAGCGAGAGGCTACGGGCATGATTCTTAATGCCCTGATGGACAGGGCGTTGCGCGTCGCGAAGCGGGTTCGCACCGAGACCGGGATTGCCACCTCGGCTGTCTCGGTTTCCACCGCCGCCATCGAGCTGGCCAAGAAGATCTTTGGCGACCTGACGGGCCGGACGGTCATGCTGATCGGGGCCGGGAAGATGTCGGAGCTGTCGGCTAAACATCTGCTGGCTGATGGCGTAGGCACAGTTCTCGTGGCTAATCGACATTTCGACCGGGCGGTAGAATTGGCCAAACGATGGGGCGGTCGGGCCGTTCAATACGATTTCGTGAAAGTGGAGATGCTCCAGGCGGACATCGTCATCAGTTCGACCGGCGCCCCGCACCAGATCCTCTCCAGGGACGACTTCCAGGAGATCATTGCGCAGCGTCATAACCGTCCGATCTTCGTCATCGATATCGCCGTTCCGAGAGATATTGACCCCGCGGCCAATGAGATAGAGAATGTGTATCTGTACGACCTCGATGACCTCAAGGGGGTCGTCCAGGCCAACCTTCTGGAGCGGCAGCGCGAGGCGGAACTGGCGGAGGCATTGATCGACCGGGAGGTGGCGCAGTTTGCCGGGTGGCTCGCGAGTCTCCACGTCGTCCCGACGATTGTCGCCATGCGTCAGAAGGTCGAATCGATTCGCGAGGAGGAACTCCAAAGGATATTTGCGAAGCTGCAAGACTTGACGCCGGAGGAGCGTCATGCTATCTCCCTCATGACCGGATCGATCGTGAATAAGATTCTGCACGATCCGACGATAGAACTGAAACGTCAGTCGGCCGAAAAAGAGGGCCACCTCTACGTTAATGTGTTACGCCGACTCTTCGGTATTAAGGAGGAGTAG
- the glyA gene encoding serine hydroxymethyltransferase, which translates to MKRLIDVDPDIAEVIRLETERQAGKLELIASENFVSAAVMEAAGSTLTNKYAEGYSGRRYYGGCEFVDMAENLAIERAKRLFGADHVNVQPHSGTQANMAVYFSVLEPGDTILGLDLAHGGHLSHGSPVNFSGRFFKVIPYGVNRETERIDFDALRSLAKTHHPKLIVVGASAYPRTLDFATFSEIAKEVGALIMTDIAHIAGLIVAGLHPSPIPYAEFVTTTTHKTLRGPRGGMIMCKAAYAPLLNKQVFPGMQGGPLMHIIAAKAVAFAEALTPEFGSYQRQIVANARALGEALQSHGFRLVSGGTDTHLMLVDLRGKGLTGKAAEIALDQAGITANKNAIPFDGEKPTVTSGIRIGTPAVTTRGMREGEMREIANLIADALKDISNAAALAGVAARVKELCDAFPLYREQLALSSPHLT; encoded by the coding sequence GTGAAGCGTCTTATTGATGTTGATCCGGATATTGCTGAAGTCATTCGGCTTGAGACCGAGCGTCAGGCCGGTAAGTTAGAGCTAATCGCCTCCGAGAATTTTGTCAGCGCGGCGGTCATGGAGGCGGCCGGGTCTACGCTCACCAACAAATATGCCGAGGGCTACTCCGGCCGACGCTACTACGGCGGGTGCGAGTTTGTTGACATGGCGGAGAACCTGGCGATCGAGCGGGCGAAGCGGCTCTTTGGCGCCGATCACGTCAACGTCCAACCACATTCCGGTACGCAGGCCAACATGGCCGTGTATTTTTCCGTCCTTGAGCCCGGGGATACCATTCTCGGACTGGACCTGGCGCACGGGGGGCATCTGTCCCACGGTAGCCCGGTCAACTTCTCCGGCCGTTTCTTTAAGGTGATCCCGTACGGAGTCAATCGGGAGACGGAGCGGATAGACTTTGACGCACTTCGGTCGCTGGCGAAAACCCATCACCCCAAGCTGATTGTGGTCGGCGCGAGCGCCTATCCCAGAACTCTCGATTTTGCGACGTTCAGTGAGATTGCGAAAGAGGTCGGCGCGCTGATCATGACCGACATCGCGCATATTGCCGGATTGATCGTAGCCGGGTTGCACCCAAGCCCCATCCCGTATGCCGAGTTTGTCACGACCACCACTCACAAAACGCTACGGGGACCTCGGGGCGGAATGATCATGTGCAAGGCGGCGTATGCCCCGCTCCTGAACAAGCAGGTCTTTCCCGGGATGCAGGGCGGTCCGCTGATGCATATCATCGCGGCCAAGGCGGTGGCGTTTGCCGAGGCGCTGACGCCTGAGTTCGGGTCCTATCAGCGCCAGATTGTGGCAAACGCCAGGGCTCTGGGTGAGGCGTTGCAGAGCCACGGCTTCCGTCTGGTCTCCGGCGGAACCGATACCCATCTCATGCTGGTCGATCTACGAGGAAAAGGACTCACCGGAAAGGCGGCAGAAATCGCGCTGGATCAGGCCGGGATTACCGCGAACAAGAACGCCATCCCCTTTGACGGGGAAAAGCCGACGGTGACTTCAGGTATTCGGATCGGGACGCCGGCTGTGACGACCCGTGGGATGCGCGAAGGCGAAATGAGAGAGATTGCGAACCTGATTGCCGATGCCCTGAAAGATATATCGAATGCTGCGGCTCTGGCTGGGGTCGCGGCCCGGGTGAAAGAGCTTTGCGATGCCTTCCCGTTGTACCGAGAGCAACTCGCCCTCTCCTCCCCCCACCTTACGTAG
- a CDS encoding biopolymer transporter ExbD, producing the protein MGMQSNGGKDRRMLSEINVTPLVDVTLVLLIIFMVTTPMLQRGTDVQLPTAQASQVKEEQRITLTVTKDSRIFVDNEEVARQNLETRLKSIAGPGKERVLYLRGDARVPYGFVIDVMDAIKSSGIETVGMITDRPGSR; encoded by the coding sequence ATGGGTATGCAGTCGAACGGTGGAAAAGATCGACGAATGCTTTCAGAGATCAACGTGACCCCTTTGGTGGACGTGACGCTCGTCTTGCTGATTATCTTTATGGTGACGACTCCGATGCTCCAGCGGGGGACGGATGTCCAACTTCCGACCGCGCAGGCATCGCAAGTCAAAGAGGAGCAGCGCATCACCCTCACGGTAACGAAAGACAGCCGCATTTTCGTCGATAATGAAGAGGTGGCGCGGCAGAATCTTGAAACCCGCCTCAAATCCATAGCCGGTCCTGGGAAGGAGCGGGTTCTCTACTTGCGTGGCGATGCCAGAGTCCCGTACGGCTTCGTGATCGATGTGATGGATGCCATCAAGTCCTCGGGGATCGAGACTGTCGGGATGATCACCGATCGACCAGGATCCCGATAG
- a CDS encoding Uroporphyrinogen-III methylase and Uroporphyrinogen-III synthase, which yields MTGKVYLIGAGPGDPGLFTLRGVACLREADVVVYDYLANPRLLSYAKPDAELIYVGKKGGNADAAIQAEIDRLLIEKALAGKVVARLKGGDPFIFGRGGEEGEELFRAGIPFEVVPGITSAIAVPAYAGIPLTHRDYASTVAILTGHEDPSKQTSLIAWEKVATGIGTLVFLMGCGNLQSIVDKLLGHGRAKDTPAAVMHWGTKPEQETVVGTLDTIVGLAQMRGIGPPAVLVVGDVVRLRERLNWFERRPLFGKRILVTRTREQAGRFAELLEGQGAEVVEIPLIEIAPPTSWKPVDQAIERLETYKWIIFTSTNGVEEFFRRLQALRLDARRLGAARVCAIGSATAGSLERYNIIPDVVPAEFRAEGVIEALKPYDVQGAKILLPRAEVARDLLPVELEQRGATVDVVPVYRTVKSPTAGDILKPLLQDRKIDLVTFTSSSTVTNFVEALAQEDLKAICEGVRVACIGPITKETAERVGLTVDIMPQQYTIPTFASAIAEYFAP from the coding sequence GTGACGGGGAAGGTCTATCTGATTGGCGCCGGGCCGGGAGACCCCGGCCTCTTTACGCTGCGTGGTGTCGCGTGTCTGCGCGAGGCCGATGTCGTTGTGTACGACTATCTCGCCAACCCGCGCCTGCTGTCCTATGCGAAGCCCGACGCCGAGCTGATTTATGTCGGCAAAAAGGGCGGCAACGCCGACGCGGCCATACAGGCGGAAATCGACCGCCTGCTGATTGAGAAGGCGCTGGCCGGAAAGGTGGTGGCGCGGCTGAAAGGGGGCGACCCGTTCATTTTCGGGCGAGGCGGCGAAGAAGGGGAGGAACTGTTCCGGGCGGGCATTCCCTTCGAGGTCGTTCCGGGAATCACCTCAGCGATTGCCGTGCCGGCGTATGCAGGCATCCCCCTTACCCATCGCGATTATGCCTCGACGGTCGCTATTCTGACCGGACACGAGGATCCCTCGAAGCAGACGTCGCTGATTGCCTGGGAGAAGGTGGCGACCGGTATCGGGACGTTGGTATTCCTGATGGGGTGCGGCAATCTCCAGTCTATCGTCGACAAGCTGCTTGGACACGGTCGAGCCAAAGATACGCCTGCCGCTGTCATGCACTGGGGCACGAAGCCTGAGCAAGAGACCGTCGTCGGTACGCTCGACACTATCGTGGGGCTCGCCCAGATGCGCGGGATAGGGCCGCCGGCGGTCCTGGTCGTCGGCGATGTCGTGAGATTGCGGGAGCGGCTGAACTGGTTCGAGCGGCGGCCGCTCTTCGGGAAGCGGATCCTGGTAACCAGGACCCGCGAGCAGGCGGGGCGTTTTGCCGAACTGCTGGAGGGACAAGGCGCAGAGGTCGTGGAGATCCCGCTCATCGAAATCGCGCCGCCCACAAGCTGGAAGCCCGTGGATCAGGCTATCGAGCGGCTTGAGACATACAAGTGGATAATCTTTACCAGCACGAACGGCGTCGAAGAATTTTTCCGACGACTGCAAGCGCTTCGTCTGGATGCCAGACGTCTGGGAGCTGCCCGAGTCTGCGCCATCGGATCTGCCACGGCCGGCAGCCTCGAGAGATATAACATTATCCCAGATGTTGTTCCGGCCGAGTTCCGCGCCGAAGGGGTCATCGAGGCGCTGAAGCCGTATGATGTGCAAGGCGCGAAGATCCTGCTGCCCCGGGCTGAAGTCGCGCGGGATCTTCTGCCGGTGGAGCTCGAGCAGCGGGGGGCGACAGTCGACGTCGTGCCCGTCTACAGGACGGTGAAATCACCAACAGCCGGCGATATTCTGAAGCCGCTCCTGCAGGATCGGAAGATCGACCTGGTGACGTTTACCAGTTCCTCCACTGTCACCAACTTTGTAGAGGCGCTGGCGCAGGAGGATCTCAAGGCGATCTGCGAAGGGGTGCGTGTCGCCTGTATCGGCCCCATCACGAAAGAGACCGCCGAACGCGTCGGCCTTACGGTCGATATCATGCCACAGCAGTACACCATCCCGACCTTCGCATCGGCGATCGCCGAGTACTTTGCGCCATAG
- a CDS encoding phenolic acid decarboxylase subunit B, with translation MKQIETRQEYILGITGASGVILGVRMLEVLQALSLPVHLIVSEGAKTTLREESGRTVEDLKRLAAFFYDDRDLGASISSGSYVSPNVRAMIVSPCSMKSLAAIATGYAETLIVRAADVVLKEGKRLALVVRESPLTAIHLEQMLILARSGVSIVPPVPPFYQGATTVEGLVDQIVGRVLDQIGVYTDLPNRWRGTG, from the coding sequence ATGAAACAGATTGAAACGAGACAGGAGTATATCCTCGGGATTACCGGAGCCAGCGGGGTCATTCTCGGCGTCCGAATGCTGGAGGTGCTCCAGGCGCTGAGTCTGCCTGTCCATCTGATCGTATCCGAAGGGGCGAAGACGACACTCCGGGAAGAAAGCGGACGTACGGTGGAGGATCTCAAGCGCTTGGCTGCCTTTTTTTACGACGATCGGGACCTCGGCGCCTCCATCTCGAGCGGTTCCTATGTTTCGCCCAATGTACGCGCAATGATTGTATCGCCCTGCTCGATGAAAAGCTTGGCGGCCATCGCCACCGGCTATGCTGAAACCTTGATTGTCAGAGCGGCTGATGTTGTCCTGAAGGAGGGGAAACGACTTGCGCTTGTGGTGAGAGAGAGCCCCTTGACCGCCATCCATCTCGAACAGATGTTGATATTGGCAAGGTCGGGCGTCAGCATCGTTCCGCCGGTGCCGCCGTTCTATCAGGGGGCGACAACGGTCGAGGGGTTGGTGGACCAGATCGTCGGACGGGTACTGGACCAGATCGGGGTCTACACCGACTTGCCGAATCGGTGGCGAGGCACAGGATAA
- a CDS encoding septum formation protein — protein sequence MIILASASPRREALLRALWVEHRIIPSLVDEEGLFDGTTVGCAEALALRKATEVAARVEEGLILGADTIVECDGCLLGKPKDRDEARRFLQRLSGRSHQVITGLAIVQTGDARTEVGHEVTEVRMRALTDAEIDAYVRTGEPFDKAGGYAIQGAAETFIEGIKGSFTNVVGLPLGRLRALLLRFGIDPLERQGIGFRV from the coding sequence ATGATTATACTGGCTTCTGCTTCTCCCAGACGGGAGGCGCTTCTGCGGGCGCTGTGGGTTGAACACCGAATAATCCCAAGCCTGGTCGATGAAGAGGGACTGTTCGATGGGACGACGGTCGGCTGCGCGGAGGCCCTGGCTCTTCGGAAGGCAACCGAGGTGGCGGCTCGCGTGGAGGAGGGGTTGATCCTAGGCGCGGATACTATTGTCGAATGTGACGGTTGCCTGCTGGGTAAACCGAAAGATCGCGATGAAGCTCGCCGGTTTCTGCAACGGTTGAGCGGTCGAAGCCATCAGGTCATAACGGGGCTTGCTATCGTGCAGACCGGCGATGCCAGAACTGAGGTCGGACACGAGGTAACCGAGGTGCGAATGCGAGCCTTGACGGATGCCGAGATCGATGCCTATGTCCGGACCGGTGAGCCGTTCGATAAGGCTGGGGGGTACGCGATCCAGGGAGCTGCCGAGACCTTCATTGAGGGGATCAAGGGAAGCTTTACCAATGTGGTCGGACTGCCGCTCGGCAGGCTTCGCGCGCTGCTTCTGCGGTTCGGCATCGACCCGCTGGAAAGACAGGGTATAGGGTTTAGGGTATAG
- a CDS encoding porphobilinogen deaminase, which produces MRNDTVKLGTRGSPLALCQAGLVADSLRRQWPGLEVVTIPIKTSGDKFLDVALSQVGGKGLFVKEIEEALLDGRIDLAVHSLKDLPAELAPGLCEGAVMRREDPLDALIARNSLRFADLPRHAKIGTSSLRRQVQFLHCRPDFQIVSLRGNVQTRLRKLEELDLEAVVLASAGLIRLGLQDRITERLPADLCLPAIGQGALVIEIREGDKRTAGLVETLNHRETRQATTAERAFLRYLGGSCVTPIAAFGEIDGEALALTGMVASLDGKRLLREAVSGKAEAPEQAGQALAEMLLAGGADEILREVNAQLLEKGK; this is translated from the coding sequence ATGCGTAACGATACAGTGAAGTTGGGGACGCGGGGAAGTCCGCTGGCGCTTTGCCAGGCAGGACTCGTGGCGGATAGTCTGCGCCGGCAATGGCCGGGTCTGGAGGTTGTCACCATTCCTATCAAGACCTCCGGCGATAAGTTCCTCGATGTGGCCCTTTCACAGGTGGGTGGAAAGGGCCTCTTTGTGAAGGAGATCGAGGAGGCCCTGCTCGACGGCCGGATCGACCTCGCAGTCCACAGCCTGAAGGACCTGCCTGCGGAGCTGGCGCCTGGTCTTTGTGAGGGGGCGGTCATGCGCCGCGAAGACCCGCTCGATGCGCTCATCGCGAGAAACAGTCTCCGGTTCGCGGACCTTCCTCGTCACGCCAAAATTGGAACCAGCAGCCTTCGCCGACAAGTCCAGTTCCTCCATTGTCGCCCGGATTTTCAGATCGTATCACTGCGCGGCAATGTGCAGACACGGTTGAGGAAGCTCGAGGAACTCGACCTCGAGGCGGTCGTGTTGGCGTCTGCCGGTCTCATTCGCCTTGGTCTGCAGGATCGAATCACCGAGCGGCTGCCGGCGGATCTGTGTCTTCCGGCCATTGGTCAAGGGGCTCTGGTCATCGAAATTCGTGAGGGCGATAAGCGAACGGCCGGGTTGGTGGAGACGCTCAATCATCGCGAGACGCGACAGGCGACAACGGCGGAACGGGCGTTCCTGCGATATCTGGGAGGGAGCTGCGTCACTCCGATCGCCGCCTTCGGCGAGATTGACGGAGAGGCGCTCGCGTTGACAGGAATGGTAGCGAGTCTGGACGGCAAGCGGCTGCTCAGAGAAGCCGTTTCGGGAAAGGCTGAGGCGCCTGAGCAGGCGGGGCAGGCATTGGCGGAGATGTTGCTCGCCGGCGGCGCCGATGAGATCCTTCGCGAGGTGAATGCCCAGCTTTTGGAGAAGGGCAAGTGA
- the prdB_3 gene encoding D-proline reductase subunit gamma, producing the protein MGLFARAIEEAGIPTVMLAAALDITSAVKPPRAVFVNFPLGHQAGKSFDPEGQSRILLDALHLLETATTPGTLVQLPYKWDERDPLDSWEAEEMRHPSLV; encoded by the coding sequence GTGGGACTGTTCGCGCGCGCCATCGAGGAGGCCGGCATCCCGACCGTCATGCTCGCGGCTGCTCTCGATATCACCTCCGCCGTCAAACCGCCCCGCGCCGTCTTCGTAAACTTTCCCCTCGGGCATCAGGCCGGCAAGTCCTTTGACCCGGAGGGGCAGTCCAGGATCCTGCTCGACGCGCTCCATCTGCTCGAAACGGCAACCACTCCGGGGACGCTCGTCCAGCTTCCCTACAAATGGGATGAGCGCGATCCGCTGGATTCCTGGGAAGCGGAAGAGATGCGCCACCCGTCGCTGGTGTAA
- the prdB_4 gene encoding D-proline reductase subunit gamma, which yields MAPVAYIEQIRRLYANEPPYQWTVNLTSPWTPMMKPVRECRIALISSGGIYHRSQEPFNSVKNDLTFREIPKTADLADLRVSHYSKNARDVKDLNTIFPLQRFRELEAQERIGEFASVAFTFMGRIFTRTRLQKEMAPHLIERLKELHVDAAFLVPV from the coding sequence ATGGCTCCAGTGGCGTACATTGAACAGATCCGGCGGCTCTACGCGAACGAGCCGCCTTACCAGTGGACGGTCAACCTGACGAGTCCCTGGACGCCGATGATGAAGCCGGTCCGGGAGTGCCGGATCGCCCTGATCAGCTCGGGGGGGATCTATCACAGGAGCCAGGAGCCGTTCAATTCAGTCAAGAACGATCTCACGTTTCGGGAGATCCCCAAGACGGCCGATCTGGCCGACCTCCGCGTCTCGCACTACTCCAAAAATGCCAGAGATGTCAAAGACCTCAATACGATCTTTCCTCTCCAGCGGTTCAGGGAGTTGGAGGCTCAAGAGCGCATCGGCGAATTCGCTTCTGTGGCCTTTACCTTCATGGGGCGCATCTTCACGCGGACCAGACTCCAGAAAGAGATGGCGCCGCATCTCATCGAGCGCCTGAAGGAACTACACGTTGATGCGGCCTTCCTGGTCCCGGTCTGA
- a CDS encoding NrdR family transcriptional regulator encodes MKCPYCGNLEEKVVDSREGKDGAVVRRRRQCQQCLKRFTTYERIEEIHFMVIKADGRREPFDRHKILAGLLKATQKRPVSVVQLEKIVDEIEGRLAERAEREMPSAEIGELIMERLHEIDEVAYVRFASVYRQFKDVSQFVEEVKGLREGGRRRKAP; translated from the coding sequence GTGAAGTGTCCCTACTGTGGTAATCTCGAAGAAAAGGTCGTCGATTCCCGCGAGGGCAAGGATGGCGCAGTGGTCCGCCGCCGCCGCCAATGCCAACAGTGCCTGAAGCGCTTCACGACCTATGAGCGGATCGAAGAGATCCATTTCATGGTGATTAAGGCGGACGGACGCCGGGAGCCGTTCGATCGGCACAAGATTCTGGCGGGATTGCTCAAGGCGACCCAGAAGCGGCCTGTCAGCGTCGTCCAGCTCGAAAAGATTGTGGATGAGATCGAGGGCCGCCTTGCGGAGAGGGCGGAGCGCGAGATGCCTTCTGCGGAGATCGGCGAGCTGATTATGGAGCGGCTGCACGAGATTGATGAGGTGGCGTACGTCCGTTTCGCCTCGGTCTATCGCCAGTTTAAGGACGTCAGTCAGTTCGTCGAGGAGGTGAAGGGTCTCCGGGAAGGGGGGCGGCGTCGGAAAGCCCCGTGA